The Armatimonadota bacterium genome includes a window with the following:
- a CDS encoding glycosyl hydrolase, translating into MMDIRAAHTAALRFPGKALFSRACLALAAGLAAPPVSAARRPVAAVRVSDFLNSIGVVSAVSRRGEDLAHTAEAVKYTGLRWIRAGYESDIPLADLLELHRQAGVRFSFGLMSGGSDLARLLDGGRRLAARGALLAFEGANESNNWGVTYQGEAGGRDKSWLAVAKLQRDLYSSVKSDPALKQIPVWSISENGAETDNVGLQFLTIPNGAGAVMPDGTRYADYANCHNYMIHPSWAGLHDNQTWVAADPSSACRVDGLYGNYGSTWARHFSGYPLSALTTLPKVTTETGVTIDGPFSEHVQALLYLSVYLDQFKRGWKYTSIYLLRDRSDEAGNQSFGLYAKDYTPRQAARYLHNLTTVLADSGSLKQPDTLACFIPDQPPTVHDMLLQKSDRTFDLVVWDERFTGGSDNIKVELGARRASVKVYDPTLGTTPTATNRNAVSVKLTLSDHPVVLEISRRG; encoded by the coding sequence ATGATGGACATCCGAGCGGCGCACACCGCGGCCTTGCGATTCCCTGGGAAGGCGCTCTTCTCTCGGGCATGTCTCGCTCTGGCCGCCGGACTCGCCGCGCCGCCGGTTTCGGCTGCCCGGCGCCCCGTCGCCGCGGTCAGGGTGTCCGATTTCCTCAACAGCATCGGCGTCGTCTCGGCCGTCTCCAGGCGGGGGGAAGACCTGGCGCATACCGCCGAGGCCGTCAAATACACAGGGTTGCGGTGGATTCGGGCCGGCTACGAAAGCGATATCCCCCTGGCAGACCTGCTCGAACTGCACAGGCAGGCCGGCGTTCGCTTCAGTTTCGGATTGATGAGCGGCGGCTCCGATCTCGCCCGGCTCCTCGATGGTGGAAGGCGGCTGGCCGCCCGTGGCGCCTTGCTTGCCTTCGAGGGCGCCAACGAGTCGAACAACTGGGGCGTTACCTACCAGGGCGAGGCCGGTGGCCGCGACAAGTCGTGGCTGGCGGTCGCCAAACTCCAGCGGGACCTTTACAGCTCGGTGAAGAGCGATCCCGCGTTGAAGCAGATTCCTGTATGGAGCATTTCTGAGAACGGTGCCGAAACGGACAACGTAGGGCTCCAGTTCCTCACCATCCCGAACGGCGCCGGGGCCGTGATGCCGGACGGGACCCGGTATGCCGACTACGCGAACTGCCACAATTACATGATTCACCCGAGCTGGGCCGGGCTGCATGACAACCAGACGTGGGTTGCCGCGGATCCCTCCTCCGCCTGCAGGGTGGACGGGTTGTACGGCAACTACGGATCGACCTGGGCGCGCCATTTCTCCGGATACCCTCTTTCCGCGCTCACCACGCTGCCGAAGGTTACGACGGAAACCGGAGTCACCATCGACGGGCCGTTTTCCGAACACGTCCAGGCGTTGCTCTATCTGAGCGTCTACCTGGATCAGTTCAAGCGGGGCTGGAAGTACACCTCGATCTACCTGCTCAGGGATCGCTCGGACGAGGCCGGGAACCAGAGCTTCGGCCTTTACGCGAAGGATTACACGCCGCGACAGGCGGCGCGCTATCTCCACAATCTGACGACGGTCCTGGCCGATTCAGGCTCTCTGAAGCAACCGGACACGCTCGCCTGCTTCATTCCGGACCAGCCACCGACGGTGCACGATATGCTCCTTCAGAAGAGCGACCGGACCTTCGATTTGGTGGTATGGGATGAACGGTTCACCGGAGGCTCGGACAACATCAAGGTCGAACTCGGCGCCAGGCGCGCATCGGTCAAGGTCTATGATCCAACTCTCGGCACGACGCCGACTGCGACCAACCGAAACGCCGTTTCGGTCAAACTGACGCTGAGCGATCATCCGGTTGTACTTGAGATCTCCCGCCGGGGATAA
- a CDS encoding winged helix-turn-helix domain-containing protein, with product MAYNSATWDWEGDGYRRGPRHAPVLDNLFAAAGLVGVKELHASLQHPRRVLLVTFLGVRGPTETPVLARELGWALGHLGIVLRGMMRGGLLRSEVVAPRAGRGSGRRARLWSLTETGRWAMWRQAWITRSAFCAPWVEWPPVEGMDEDPVEAVRRWVKLEFLRPASICGLQYMVRNGLVTMREIARALRIPDGSFLARMRMWEREGWVEETRWPAIGLPGQEVWCWLMTDAGKDAVYRHADALRKAAIACGWTPTPGRVRYGPGFSVYEHEREFLEMGWRM from the coding sequence ATGGCTTATAACAGTGCGACGTGGGATTGGGAGGGTGACGGGTATCGGAGGGGGCCGCGGCATGCTCCGGTTCTCGACAATCTATTTGCGGCGGCGGGACTGGTGGGGGTGAAGGAGCTTCACGCGAGTTTGCAGCATCCGCGGCGGGTGCTGCTGGTCACATTTCTGGGTGTGCGGGGGCCTACCGAGACGCCGGTGCTGGCGCGGGAGTTGGGCTGGGCGCTGGGGCATCTGGGGATCGTATTGCGGGGGATGATGCGCGGGGGGCTGTTGAGAAGCGAGGTTGTGGCGCCGAGGGCGGGCCGGGGCAGCGGCCGCCGGGCGCGATTGTGGAGCCTGACGGAAACGGGTCGGTGGGCGATGTGGCGACAGGCGTGGATTACGCGGTCGGCGTTTTGCGCCCCGTGGGTGGAGTGGCCGCCGGTCGAAGGGATGGATGAGGATCCGGTGGAGGCGGTTCGGCGCTGGGTGAAGTTGGAGTTTCTGCGTCCGGCGTCGATTTGCGGGCTGCAGTATATGGTACGGAATGGCCTGGTGACGATGCGGGAGATCGCCCGGGCGCTGCGCATCCCGGATGGGAGCTTCCTGGCCCGGATGCGGATGTGGGAGCGAGAGGGGTGGGTTGAGGAGACGCGATGGCCGGCGATCGGGCTGCCGGGGCAGGAGGTTTGGTGCTGGCTGATGACGGATGCCGGCAAGGATGCGGTTTATCGGCATGCCGATGCGCTTCGGAAGGCGGCGATAGCGTGCGGCTGGACTCCGACGCCGGGGCGCGTGCGATATGGCCCCGGGTTCAGTGTGTACGAACACGAGCGGGAGTTTTTGGAGATGGGGTGGCGGATGTGA
- a CDS encoding terminase family protein gives MEHQFDWTADAVMAAAVRGSGHTLTDYQRAYLSDPSSLRAVLKARQTGFSWLFALEALGEAIANGRFSIFVSLNREEAAEKIIYARELYDGLPAEMKKPLARWGAFELRFEGGGRLLSFPCRAPRGRAGASLYLDEMAFYPHSDRVYGGALPVITHGGRVTVASTPCGDRGMFWRLLMDPEISYRYSQHRVPWWRSPWLCRDVEGASAVPEMETEARVGLYGTPMTELLRGALDLETFQQEYELRFVDCSEAYIPWEEIESNVRDMGLAARWSDLRGRPGRLYAGVDVGRVVHATEIVVLRETVRGFEVAAMKTMIREPFEEQENAVMDCLRVSDVARMAVDGTGIGREFGERLHRLAPLRFESVQFTLQSKDHMARTLRRMLQEGRLTLPRDRSLMDQLHVVRREATDGGRIRYVAPVAGHSHADKFWALALALHAAVGTRALVQARAVW, from the coding sequence ATGGAACATCAGTTCGATTGGACGGCGGACGCGGTGATGGCGGCCGCCGTTCGTGGTTCCGGGCACACTCTGACCGACTATCAGCGGGCTTACCTTTCCGATCCATCCTCTCTTCGGGCGGTTCTGAAGGCGCGGCAGACGGGGTTTTCATGGCTCTTCGCGCTGGAGGCACTGGGGGAGGCGATCGCCAACGGTCGGTTTTCCATCTTTGTGAGCCTGAACCGCGAGGAGGCGGCGGAGAAGATCATCTACGCGCGCGAGCTCTATGACGGGCTTCCGGCGGAGATGAAGAAGCCGCTGGCGCGGTGGGGGGCGTTTGAGCTGCGGTTTGAGGGCGGCGGTCGGCTGCTTTCGTTTCCGTGCCGTGCTCCGCGCGGGCGGGCGGGGGCGAGCCTCTACCTGGACGAGATGGCGTTCTACCCCCATTCGGACCGTGTGTATGGCGGGGCGCTGCCGGTGATTACGCACGGGGGACGGGTGACGGTCGCGTCGACGCCTTGCGGAGACCGGGGGATGTTCTGGCGGCTGTTGATGGACCCGGAGATTTCGTACCGATATTCGCAGCATCGGGTACCGTGGTGGCGGTCGCCGTGGCTGTGCCGGGATGTGGAGGGGGCGAGCGCGGTTCCGGAGATGGAGACGGAAGCGCGGGTTGGGCTGTATGGAACGCCGATGACGGAGTTGCTGCGGGGCGCGTTGGACCTGGAGACGTTTCAGCAGGAGTACGAGCTGCGGTTTGTGGATTGCAGCGAGGCGTACATCCCGTGGGAAGAGATCGAGTCGAACGTGCGGGATATGGGTCTGGCGGCGCGGTGGTCGGACCTGCGCGGGCGACCGGGGCGGCTGTATGCGGGGGTGGACGTGGGACGGGTGGTCCACGCGACGGAGATTGTGGTGCTTCGGGAAACGGTACGGGGATTTGAGGTGGCGGCGATGAAGACGATGATCCGGGAGCCGTTTGAGGAGCAGGAGAACGCGGTGATGGACTGCCTTCGGGTTTCGGACGTGGCGCGGATGGCGGTTGACGGGACGGGCATCGGGCGTGAGTTCGGCGAGCGGCTTCATCGGCTGGCGCCGCTTCGGTTTGAGTCGGTTCAGTTTACGCTGCAGTCGAAGGACCACATGGCGCGGACGCTGCGGCGCATGCTTCAGGAGGGACGGCTGACGCTGCCGAGGGATCGGAGTCTGATGGACCAGTTGCACGTGGTGCGGCGTGAGGCGACGGACGGGGGGCGGATCCGGTATGTGGCGCCGGTTGCGGGGCACAGCCATGCGGACAAGTTTTGGGCGCTGGCGTTGGCGCTTCATGCGGCGGTTGGGACGCGGGCGCTGGTGCAGGCGAGGGCGGTTTGGTAG
- a CDS encoding 3'-5' exonuclease: MPVLIADSWGESVRRLGAEDQGRATDFIGKFLQDPRNPGIRLKKPESMKDPDIWSGRITDDLRAIVYNGEGIYALLFAAHHDAAYKWARNRTVRRDTMTGAIQVIDLPDAVDYTPDAPRGMEAPPLVFAGCSDAYLLALGVPDVWLPVVRYVRDVEKVLGFLGKLPEEVVERLLMVATGEVVAPPEPAAAPRPALGNPDTLRRFIVVENDDDLAKALLAPLHRWITFLHPSQRLLAEGSFNGPVKVTGSAGTGKTVVAMHRARHLARQGKRVFFTTYVTTLCRILERNLGLLCGPGELQNIKVNTVVSQARRIVAKVDKGIGLIEDAELAGILERCRQAQGCPFDARFVAAEWQQVVQAQGITSWDAYRNARRTGRATRLDVKERKPLWTVFQGVFDAMRDRNGLDAQGMCRRAAELLQTGRIESPFDAVIVDETQDLQPRQIAFLHALAGDGPDRLMLAGDGGQRIYARASSLRSLGIEVRGRSHVLRINYRTTEEIRHTADRLLGEESDDLDGGRECRNGTRSLVHGPLPTVKGFATTEQETEFLAARIANYLEAGVAPEEVAVFVRSNSAAKGLAQSLKDAGLRCHVLDENGTAPDGFVNVGNMHRAKGLEFKIVFVANATNTALPQPEALRNALDESDRSAVVEQERQLLYVSLTRARDELYVTWSGKPSPFVADLPKAAPQNQPRPGDR; encoded by the coding sequence ATGCCGGTGCTGATTGCCGATTCCTGGGGAGAATCCGTGCGACGCCTCGGCGCCGAGGACCAGGGCCGCGCGACGGACTTTATCGGGAAGTTCCTGCAGGACCCGAGGAACCCCGGAATCCGGCTCAAAAAGCCGGAGAGTATGAAGGACCCCGATATATGGTCGGGCCGGATCACGGACGATCTGCGCGCGATCGTGTACAATGGCGAAGGCATCTACGCGCTTCTCTTCGCCGCCCACCACGACGCGGCCTACAAGTGGGCGAGGAACAGGACGGTGCGGCGGGACACGATGACCGGTGCTATCCAGGTGATCGATCTGCCGGATGCCGTGGACTACACGCCCGATGCGCCGCGCGGCATGGAAGCGCCTCCGCTCGTCTTCGCCGGGTGTTCCGACGCCTATCTCCTTGCCCTGGGCGTGCCGGATGTTTGGCTGCCTGTTGTCCGCTATGTCCGCGACGTCGAGAAGGTGCTGGGGTTCCTCGGAAAACTGCCCGAGGAGGTTGTGGAACGGCTGTTGATGGTCGCCACCGGCGAGGTCGTCGCGCCGCCGGAGCCGGCCGCCGCCCCTCGCCCGGCCCTGGGCAACCCGGACACGCTGCGGCGCTTCATCGTCGTTGAGAACGACGACGACCTGGCAAAGGCCCTTCTCGCACCCCTTCATCGCTGGATCACTTTTCTGCACCCCTCCCAGCGGTTGCTCGCCGAAGGCTCGTTCAACGGCCCCGTGAAGGTGACGGGTTCGGCGGGGACGGGAAAGACCGTCGTTGCCATGCACCGTGCCCGCCACCTGGCGCGTCAGGGCAAGCGCGTGTTCTTCACCACCTACGTTACCACGCTGTGCCGCATCCTGGAGCGGAACCTCGGCCTGCTGTGCGGGCCCGGGGAGTTGCAGAACATCAAGGTGAATACCGTCGTGAGCCAGGCGCGCCGCATAGTGGCCAAGGTCGACAAAGGCATAGGCCTCATCGAAGACGCCGAACTCGCCGGGATTCTGGAACGCTGCCGACAGGCGCAGGGCTGCCCCTTCGACGCCCGTTTCGTGGCTGCGGAATGGCAGCAAGTGGTCCAGGCCCAGGGCATCACCTCGTGGGATGCTTACCGGAACGCTCGGCGTACGGGACGCGCAACCCGCCTGGATGTGAAAGAACGGAAGCCGCTCTGGACGGTGTTCCAGGGGGTCTTTGATGCGATGCGCGACCGCAATGGGCTGGACGCGCAGGGGATGTGCCGCCGGGCCGCCGAACTGCTTCAGACGGGACGGATCGAGAGTCCGTTTGACGCGGTGATTGTGGACGAAACGCAAGACCTGCAGCCGCGGCAGATCGCGTTCCTTCACGCGTTGGCGGGCGATGGGCCGGACAGGCTGATGCTTGCGGGCGACGGCGGCCAACGCATCTACGCCAGGGCGAGCAGCCTGCGATCGCTCGGGATCGAGGTGCGAGGGCGATCCCATGTGCTGCGGATCAATTACAGGACGACGGAGGAAATCCGCCACACCGCCGACCGCCTGCTGGGCGAAGAGTCCGACGACCTGGACGGCGGGCGCGAGTGCCGCAATGGGACACGCAGCCTCGTGCATGGCCCCCTGCCGACGGTAAAGGGCTTTGCGACGACGGAGCAGGAGACCGAGTTCCTTGCCGCCCGCATCGCCAACTACCTGGAAGCGGGCGTTGCGCCGGAGGAGGTTGCGGTTTTCGTGCGTTCAAACAGCGCGGCGAAGGGGCTGGCACAGTCGTTGAAGGATGCCGGCCTGCGCTGCCATGTGTTGGACGAGAACGGGACGGCGCCCGACGGTTTCGTCAACGTCGGCAACATGCACAGGGCCAAGGGCCTCGAATTCAAGATTGTCTTTGTTGCGAACGCCACGAACACGGCTCTCCCGCAACCCGAAGCGCTGAGGAACGCCCTGGACGAATCCGATCGGAGCGCCGTGGTGGAGCAGGAGCGGCAACTCCTCTACGTAAGCCTGACGCGCGCCCGCGATGAACTATATGTCACGTGGTCGGGAAAGCCAAGCCCATTCGTAGCGGATCTGCCGAAGGCCGCGCCGCAGAATCAACCGAGGCCCGGCGATCGATAA
- a CDS encoding PEP-CTERM sorting domain-containing protein (PEP-CTERM proteins occur, often in large numbers, in the proteomes of bacteria that also encode an exosortase, a predicted intramembrane cysteine proteinase. The presence of a PEP-CTERM domain at a protein's C-terminus predicts cleavage within the sorting domain, followed by covalent anchoring to some some component of the (usually Gram-negative) cell surface. Many PEP-CTERM proteins exhibit an unusual sequence composition that includes large numbers of potential glycosylation sites. Expression of one such protein has been shown restore the ability of a bacterium to form floc, a type of biofilm.), with translation MNLYRMATLAGLATVVLTYTARAQSGFGAVQTTDVTGARTNVNEYPSLADVYLNGGGAGSGNILDPGCYAYAITNTSESTLVTTIGDFYRTLAQGNVDKAFFNILSGVPSPFAPLTEQGGSGTTVINAPTPNGEYKLVVWQLLAGDPGPGGINCPTTPTTLDALRQFGKKSDNFRINATTTGTVPEPASAGLLAVGVLPVLGMLRRRK, from the coding sequence ATGAATCTATACAGAATGGCTACCCTGGCCGGCTTGGCGACGGTCGTTTTGACCTACACGGCAAGAGCCCAATCGGGATTCGGAGCGGTCCAGACAACGGATGTCACAGGCGCGCGAACGAACGTAAATGAGTATCCGAGCCTTGCCGACGTGTATTTGAACGGCGGCGGAGCGGGCAGCGGGAATATTCTGGACCCCGGCTGCTACGCTTATGCCATTACCAACACCAGCGAGAGCACGCTGGTGACCACGATCGGTGACTTCTACCGGACGCTTGCGCAAGGCAACGTGGACAAGGCGTTTTTCAACATCCTGAGCGGTGTTCCTTCACCGTTCGCGCCGTTAACCGAGCAAGGGGGCTCCGGCACGACCGTAATCAACGCGCCGACGCCCAACGGCGAATACAAACTGGTCGTCTGGCAACTCCTGGCCGGCGACCCGGGACCCGGCGGCATCAACTGCCCGACGACCCCCACTACGCTGGACGCTCTGCGTCAGTTCGGGAAGAAATCTGACAATTTCCGGATCAACGCGACAACCACCGGCACCGTTCCGGAACCCGCCAGCGCCGGTTTGCTGGCCGTGGGCGTCCTGCCCGTACTCGGAATGCTGCGACGCCGCAAGTAA
- a CDS encoding DPP IV N-terminal domain-containing protein, whose translation MNPRFALALASALAVAGAVHGQGTAADYIRANSLRQRVTGLVSHASVKPHWLPGNRFWYKSDLPGGKWEFVMVDPSVPAKRPAFDHARLAASLKPILDEPVTADRLPVEDIHIGNTPNAITIQVRGVAYDIDPQSYGLRKSGGAFGDARPLNPAFAPDSSPTSAEETNLTFANRSNADVALFWLDTDGKRTPYGTILPGQERTQHTFVGHVWLVTKPDGSPIVTFVADSTANIAAITGTTPKAPDRPADSAPESPDKQFRAAIRDNNIFLKHLDTGEEKALTLDGTPDDAYSLPVYWSPDSRRLVALKTVAAQKHPVYFVESSPSDRLEPRLHENDYLKPGDVIAHPRPHLFDVAAGKEIPVKDDLFPNPWEISEMRWDPSGRRFTFLYNQRGHQLMRLIAVDANSGRAATVIDERAKTFIDWTNKVYLHHVDGAQQAIWMSERDGWNHLYLYDTAKGSVIGRITKGSWVVRDVVRVDDAARRIWFHAGGIVPSQDPYYVHLCRVNFDGTGLVTLTEGDGNHNAVFSPDNEYLIDTYSRVDLPPVSVLRRAEDGVKVLDLERGDASALLSTGWKYPIRFAAPGRDGETPIYGILTLPSNFNPRRKYPVLEEIYAGPQGSFVPKQFNASASSRTLAELGFVVVQIDGMGTNNRSKAFQDVCWKNLADAGFPDRIAWMKAAAKQYPWLDLTRVGLYGTSAGGQSALGGLLLHGDFYKAGVADCGCHDNRMDKIWWNEQWMGWPVGPEYAANSNVNLAPRLTGKLLLMVGEMDTNVDPASTMQVVNALIKADKDFELLVVPGAGHGVSGSPYGRRRLQDFFVRNLMGVQPRRP comes from the coding sequence ATGAATCCTCGTTTTGCCCTCGCGCTGGCTTCGGCTCTCGCCGTTGCGGGCGCCGTTCACGGTCAGGGAACGGCTGCCGATTATATCCGCGCCAACTCGCTCAGGCAGCGGGTGACAGGATTGGTCTCCCACGCCTCCGTGAAGCCGCATTGGCTCCCCGGCAATCGCTTCTGGTACAAGAGCGACCTGCCGGGTGGAAAATGGGAATTCGTAATGGTGGATCCTTCCGTCCCCGCGAAACGTCCCGCCTTCGATCACGCGCGGTTGGCGGCGTCGCTCAAGCCGATCCTCGATGAACCCGTGACGGCCGACCGCTTGCCGGTCGAGGACATCCACATCGGCAACACCCCGAACGCAATCACCATCCAGGTGCGCGGCGTTGCCTATGATATTGACCCGCAATCCTATGGTCTGCGGAAATCCGGGGGGGCTTTCGGCGACGCGCGGCCCCTCAATCCGGCCTTCGCGCCCGATTCCTCGCCCACTTCGGCGGAGGAGACGAATCTCACGTTTGCCAACCGATCGAACGCGGACGTGGCGTTGTTCTGGCTGGACACCGACGGCAAACGCACACCGTACGGCACGATTCTCCCCGGCCAGGAACGCACGCAGCACACATTCGTCGGTCACGTTTGGCTCGTTACGAAGCCGGATGGGTCGCCGATCGTGACTTTCGTTGCCGATAGTACCGCCAACATTGCGGCCATCACCGGCACTACGCCCAAAGCGCCCGATCGCCCCGCGGACTCGGCTCCCGAGTCACCCGACAAGCAGTTCAGGGCCGCCATCAGGGATAACAACATCTTCCTGAAACACCTCGACACAGGGGAGGAAAAGGCCCTTACCCTGGACGGAACCCCCGACGACGCCTACTCTTTGCCCGTGTACTGGTCGCCGGACAGCCGGCGGCTCGTCGCCCTGAAAACCGTAGCCGCCCAGAAACATCCTGTCTATTTCGTTGAATCGTCACCCTCCGATCGGCTGGAGCCCCGTCTGCACGAGAACGACTATCTGAAGCCCGGCGACGTCATCGCCCACCCACGCCCTCACCTCTTCGATGTGGCGGCGGGGAAGGAAATCCCGGTCAAAGACGACCTTTTCCCGAACCCGTGGGAGATCAGCGAGATGCGCTGGGATCCGAGTGGCCGGCGATTCACCTTCCTGTACAACCAGCGCGGCCATCAGTTGATGCGCCTCATCGCCGTGGATGCCAACTCCGGCAGGGCGGCTACCGTGATCGATGAACGCGCCAAAACGTTCATCGATTGGACGAACAAGGTCTACCTCCACCACGTGGATGGCGCTCAACAGGCGATCTGGATGTCGGAGCGCGATGGCTGGAACCACCTGTATCTATATGACACGGCCAAAGGCAGCGTGATCGGCCGGATCACAAAGGGCTCATGGGTGGTTCGGGACGTCGTCAGGGTGGATGACGCCGCGCGCCGCATCTGGTTCCACGCGGGCGGAATCGTGCCTTCGCAGGACCCATACTATGTCCACCTTTGCCGCGTGAACTTCGACGGCACGGGGCTGGTGACGCTCACCGAAGGCGACGGCAATCACAACGCCGTGTTCTCGCCGGATAACGAATACCTGATTGATACCTACAGCCGCGTGGACCTGCCTCCGGTATCCGTTCTCAGGCGGGCGGAAGACGGTGTGAAGGTCCTGGACCTTGAGCGCGGCGATGCCTCCGCGCTCCTGAGTACCGGCTGGAAATACCCCATACGCTTCGCGGCCCCGGGCCGGGACGGGGAGACGCCCATCTACGGGATACTCACGCTGCCCTCGAACTTCAATCCTCGCCGAAAGTACCCGGTCCTGGAGGAAATCTACGCCGGTCCCCAGGGCTCCTTCGTCCCCAAGCAGTTCAACGCCTCCGCCTCGTCCCGAACGCTCGCCGAACTCGGATTCGTCGTCGTTCAGATCGACGGAATGGGCACCAACAACCGGTCCAAGGCATTCCAGGACGTGTGCTGGAAGAACCTGGCGGACGCCGGCTTCCCGGACCGCATCGCGTGGATGAAGGCCGCGGCAAAGCAATATCCGTGGCTGGATCTCACCCGCGTCGGCCTCTACGGCACCTCCGCCGGCGGCCAGAGCGCGCTCGGCGGGCTCCTGCTGCACGGCGACTTCTACAAGGCCGGCGTCGCGGACTGCGGCTGCCACGACAACCGGATGGACAAAATCTGGTGGAACGAGCAGTGGATGGGCTGGCCGGTGGGTCCCGAGTACGCCGCCAATTCAAACGTCAACCTGGCGCCGCGCCTCACAGGCAAACTCCTGCTGATGGTCGGCGAAATGGACACGAACGTCGACCCCGCTTCAACGATGCAGGTTGTGAACGCCCTGATCAAAGCCGACAAGGACTTCGAACTCCTCGTCGTCCCCGGAGCCGGCCACGGCGTGTCCGGCAGCCCGTACGGCCGCCGCCGCCTACAGGACTTCTTCGTCCGAAACCTGATGGGAGTCCAACCCCGCCGCCCATGA
- a CDS encoding carbohydrate ABC transporter permease, with product MKTVKTSLFYLVLTAGAASMIFPFLWMILTSVKPESEIFAKTITLHNILPSHWRWDNYSRAWQAAPFGRYFFNTVVVAVGGTSLMLVISSMAAYAFARLRFPGRQAIFIVLLATMMIPAQVTMIPSFIILRHIPLFGGNNLLGSGGHGWLNNFLGLIVPGSAGVFGIFMLRQFFQTLPREMEDAGRIDGATESIIFWRIILPLSKPALAALGTFAFTARWNDFLGPLLIMSDESMKTLQVGLQVFQSQYGAQWDLLMAGTVLVTLPVIVVFLLGQRYFVSGIALGGVKG from the coding sequence ATGAAAACCGTAAAGACCTCCCTCTTCTACCTGGTACTTACCGCCGGCGCGGCGTCCATGATCTTCCCGTTCCTGTGGATGATCCTCACGTCCGTCAAGCCCGAGTCGGAGATTTTCGCCAAGACGATCACACTACACAACATCCTGCCCTCGCACTGGCGCTGGGATAACTACAGCCGCGCGTGGCAGGCGGCCCCGTTCGGGCGCTATTTCTTCAACACGGTGGTCGTAGCGGTGGGCGGGACCTCGTTGATGCTGGTCATCTCGTCGATGGCGGCGTACGCGTTCGCGCGCCTCCGTTTTCCCGGGCGTCAGGCGATCTTCATCGTGCTGCTCGCCACGATGATGATTCCCGCCCAGGTCACGATGATCCCATCGTTCATCATCCTGAGGCACATACCTCTGTTCGGCGGGAACAACCTCCTGGGTTCCGGGGGGCACGGCTGGCTCAACAATTTCCTGGGGCTCATCGTCCCCGGCTCGGCCGGAGTGTTCGGGATCTTCATGCTGCGCCAGTTCTTTCAAACCCTCCCGCGTGAGATGGAGGATGCCGGCCGCATCGATGGCGCCACCGAGTCCATCATCTTCTGGCGGATCATCCTGCCGCTCTCCAAGCCCGCGCTCGCAGCGTTGGGCACATTCGCGTTCACTGCCCGCTGGAACGACTTCCTCGGCCCCCTGCTCATCATGAGCGACGAGTCCATGAAGACCCTCCAGGTGGGCCTGCAGGTCTTCCAGAGCCAATATGGCGCCCAGTGGGATCTTCTGATGGCGGGCACCGTCCTGGTGACGCTCCCCGTCATCGTCGTGTTCTTGCTCGGTCAGCGCTATTTCGTTAGCGGCATCGCGCTGGGTGGCGTCAAGGGCTAG